In a genomic window of Halobiforma lacisalsi AJ5:
- a CDS encoding macro domain-containing protein: protein MKYDVVQGDIAAQSADALVNAAGTSLRMGSGVAGALRRGAGEGINEEAMEQGPVELGEVAVTDAYDLDADHVIHAAAMPHYGDGEATEASIRDATWNALETADELGCESLVLPALGCGVAGFDLREGAEIIGEEIDEYDPETLEDVRFIAYSDEEFDAIRSATGKAAASDAEADR from the coding sequence ATGAAGTACGACGTCGTCCAGGGCGACATCGCCGCACAGTCTGCCGACGCGCTCGTCAATGCCGCCGGCACCAGCCTCCGGATGGGGTCGGGCGTCGCCGGCGCGCTCCGACGCGGCGCGGGTGAAGGGATCAACGAGGAGGCCATGGAGCAGGGGCCGGTCGAACTGGGTGAGGTCGCCGTCACCGACGCCTACGACCTGGACGCCGATCACGTGATCCACGCGGCCGCGATGCCCCACTACGGGGACGGAGAAGCCACCGAAGCGAGCATTCGGGATGCCACCTGGAACGCGCTCGAGACGGCGGACGAACTCGGCTGCGAGTCGCTCGTGCTCCCGGCGCTTGGCTGTGGCGTCGCCGGGTTCGACCTGCGCGAGGGGGCGGAGATCATCGGCGAAGAGATCGATGAATACGACCCTGAGACGCTCGAGGACGTGCGCTTTATCGCCTACAGCGACGAGGAGTTCGACGCGATACGGTCGGCGACGGGGAAAGCGGCGGCGTCCGACGCCGAAGCCGATCGGTAG
- a CDS encoding zinc metalloprotease, producing the protein MSVRADRRSQPGPELTFSDKELFDLAVSWLVLSVAFALLLRPIHRVDGISLGSFVTMVGLSFVTVGVAFLLHELAHKVVAIEYGQIAEFRADYQMLFLAIMSALIGFLFAAPGAVYHRGRITKRENAMVAVAGPVTNHLLAVLFLPLMVFGGYLGVIGHMGVLINLFLAAFNMLPFGPLDGKTVLEWNTGVFGAVFALSVALLAGFVVLFGFW; encoded by the coding sequence ATGAGCGTGCGCGCCGACCGCCGGTCCCAGCCCGGGCCCGAGTTGACGTTCAGCGACAAGGAACTGTTCGACCTCGCGGTCTCCTGGCTCGTCCTGAGCGTCGCGTTCGCGCTGTTGCTCAGGCCGATCCATCGGGTCGATGGAATCTCCCTCGGTTCGTTCGTGACGATGGTCGGGCTGAGCTTCGTGACCGTCGGGGTCGCCTTCCTGTTGCACGAACTCGCACACAAGGTCGTCGCGATCGAGTACGGCCAGATCGCCGAGTTCCGTGCCGACTATCAGATGTTGTTCCTGGCGATCATGAGCGCGCTGATCGGCTTCCTGTTTGCCGCGCCGGGAGCCGTCTACCACCGCGGCCGCATCACGAAACGGGAAAACGCCATGGTGGCGGTCGCCGGACCCGTGACCAACCACCTGCTCGCCGTGCTCTTTCTCCCGCTCATGGTGTTCGGGGGGTACCTCGGCGTGATCGGCCACATGGGCGTGCTCATCAACCTCTTCCTGGCAGCGTTCAACATGCTGCCGTTCGGCCCGCTCGACGGGAAGACCGTCCTCGAGTGGAACACGGGCGTCTTTGGGGCAGTCTTCGCTCTCAGCGTAGCGTTGCTCGCCGGGTTCGTCGTGCTGTTCGGGTTCTGGTGA
- a CDS encoding TraB/GumN family protein — MSDGGGVDVPEPPDRPESEPGGDGNRGTGSVDVLGTAHVSQASVDEVHETVDRDQPDVVAVELDEGRYRQMQGGTPDDLEAEDLLSGNTVFQFLAYWMLSYVQSRLGDQFDVEPGADMQAAIEAAERNGSGVALVDRDIQVTIQRFWRRLSFTEKLKMIGGLALGITDPRTIGLALGAAAGVLAGIVLTVFVGPFLGYGDALLLGVENPTTLQYVGAVGAGAVGGVLLGLLFLPSLETVADDDGRLDGFTVRLLGGAAIGIAACLGLVATGTFVGPFSAANLEGAGVYSIRGALGAVAGLGFGVVAGGVLGLLLDALGGDVEEVDEIDIEEMTDGDVVGAMMEEFRQFSPRGANALIDERDAYIAHNLHQLRQQGYEVLAVVGAGHRAGIERYLANPEELPPMESLTGTASGRRFSPVKLFGYLVMLAFFGFFFLLIMAGVRNTFLLQLFAAWFLFNGIFAFTLARLAGARWSSAGVGGLVAWLTSINPMLAPGWFAGYVELKHRPVNVRDIQTLNEIVGDTERPIGEAVEDMFDVPLFRLIMIVALTNIGSLIATVLFPLVVLPYLAPDIGGVDALMNELLRGAENSLELLREALR; from the coding sequence ATGAGCGATGGAGGTGGCGTCGACGTGCCGGAGCCGCCCGACCGGCCGGAATCCGAACCGGGCGGGGACGGGAACCGCGGTACCGGCTCCGTCGACGTCCTCGGGACTGCACACGTCTCGCAAGCGAGCGTCGACGAAGTTCACGAAACCGTCGATCGCGACCAGCCCGACGTCGTCGCCGTCGAACTCGACGAGGGTCGCTACCGCCAGATGCAGGGCGGCACGCCCGACGACCTCGAGGCCGAGGACCTGCTGTCGGGCAACACCGTCTTCCAGTTTCTGGCCTACTGGATGCTGTCGTACGTCCAGTCACGGCTCGGCGACCAGTTCGACGTCGAACCCGGCGCCGACATGCAGGCCGCGATCGAGGCCGCGGAGCGAAACGGCAGCGGCGTCGCCCTGGTCGATCGTGACATCCAGGTGACGATCCAGCGGTTCTGGCGGCGGCTCTCGTTTACCGAGAAACTGAAAATGATCGGCGGGCTCGCGCTCGGGATCACCGATCCGCGAACGATCGGGCTGGCCCTCGGCGCGGCTGCCGGCGTCCTCGCCGGGATCGTCCTCACCGTCTTCGTCGGGCCCTTCCTGGGGTACGGCGACGCCCTGTTACTCGGTGTCGAGAACCCGACGACGCTGCAGTACGTCGGCGCGGTCGGCGCCGGTGCCGTCGGCGGCGTTTTGCTCGGGCTCCTCTTTCTCCCCTCGCTGGAGACCGTCGCGGACGACGACGGCCGACTCGACGGGTTCACGGTACGCCTGCTGGGCGGTGCAGCGATCGGCATCGCCGCCTGTCTGGGACTCGTCGCTACCGGCACGTTCGTCGGCCCGTTCTCGGCGGCGAACCTCGAGGGGGCCGGCGTCTACTCGATCCGGGGCGCGCTCGGGGCCGTCGCCGGCCTCGGGTTCGGCGTCGTCGCGGGCGGGGTCCTCGGACTCCTCCTCGACGCCCTCGGCGGGGACGTCGAGGAGGTCGACGAGATCGACATCGAGGAGATGACCGACGGCGACGTCGTCGGCGCGATGATGGAGGAATTCCGCCAGTTCAGCCCGCGAGGGGCCAACGCCCTCATCGACGAACGGGACGCCTACATCGCCCACAACCTCCACCAACTGCGACAGCAGGGGTACGAGGTGCTCGCCGTCGTGGGCGCGGGCCACCGGGCCGGCATCGAACGCTATCTCGCAAACCCCGAGGAACTGCCGCCGATGGAGTCGCTGACGGGCACCGCGTCGGGACGGCGGTTCTCGCCCGTGAAGCTGTTCGGCTATCTGGTGATGCTGGCTTTCTTCGGCTTCTTCTTCCTGCTGATCATGGCCGGCGTCAGGAACACGTTCCTGCTCCAGCTGTTCGCGGCGTGGTTCCTGTTCAACGGCATCTTCGCGTTCACGCTGGCCCGCCTGGCCGGCGCACGATGGTCGAGCGCCGGCGTCGGCGGCCTGGTCGCCTGGCTGACCAGCATCAACCCGATGCTCGCGCCGGGCTGGTTCGCCGGCTACGTCGAACTCAAACACCGCCCGGTCAACGTCCGCGACATCCAGACGCTCAACGAGATCGTCGGCGACACCGAGCGGCCGATCGGCGAGGCCGTCGAGGACATGTTCGACGTCCCGCTGTTCCGGCTGATCATGATCGTCGCGCTGACGAACATCGGGAGCCTGATCGCGACCGTGCTGTTCCCGCTCGTCGTGTTGCCGTACCTGGCACCCGACATCGGCGGCGTCGACGCCCTGATGAACGAACTGCTACGCGGAGCCGAGAACAGCCTCGAGTTGCTCCGGGAGGCGCTCCGATGA
- a CDS encoding prenyltransferase, producing the protein MSVARLRSAAVDRTPRLWCLWAASRPSQVALVLLVYLLGVGLSTAGPPVAAAETATGPSEVTAEPFLGPVVDGALALLPVTVAIHYANEYADVETDALTDRTPFSGGSGALEATGLPPAFLRRATIVAVGLSAAAIVAGLVAGALPLETVGLLVAILIPGLAYSLRPLTLIRRGVGEFVNVALGGLLLPLYSVAAVSRPTEIAALAVVPFALAVGCNLLATHWPDREADAAVGKRTLVVRWSPDRVRRVYAVLAGAATAVTVGLWGVDVLPTTVALATLGPLALLGRGWWVLTRQRSPFPSVLAMVGVAAGSTAAWWWVGVFS; encoded by the coding sequence GTGTCCGTCGCGAGACTTCGCTCGGCGGCCGTCGATCGCACGCCGCGACTCTGGTGTCTGTGGGCCGCGAGTCGACCGAGCCAGGTCGCGCTCGTGTTGCTCGTCTATCTCCTCGGCGTCGGCCTCTCGACTGCGGGGCCGCCGGTAGCCGCTGCGGAGACCGCGACGGGGCCGAGCGAGGTGACCGCCGAGCCGTTCCTCGGACCGGTAGTTGACGGCGCACTCGCGTTGCTCCCCGTCACGGTCGCGATCCACTACGCCAACGAGTACGCCGACGTCGAGACGGACGCCCTGACGGACCGGACGCCGTTTTCGGGCGGGAGCGGCGCGCTCGAGGCGACCGGCCTCCCGCCCGCTTTCCTCCGGCGGGCGACGATCGTCGCAGTCGGCCTCTCGGCGGCCGCGATCGTCGCCGGTCTCGTCGCGGGGGCGTTGCCGCTCGAGACCGTTGGGCTGTTGGTCGCCATTTTGATTCCGGGGCTGGCTTACTCCCTACGGCCGCTGACGTTGATTCGCCGGGGTGTCGGCGAGTTCGTCAACGTGGCGCTCGGCGGACTGTTGCTCCCGCTGTACAGCGTTGCGGCCGTCTCACGACCGACCGAAATCGCCGCCCTCGCGGTCGTCCCCTTCGCGCTCGCGGTCGGCTGTAACCTGCTCGCGACCCACTGGCCGGACCGGGAGGCCGACGCCGCGGTCGGCAAACGGACCCTCGTCGTGCGGTGGTCGCCCGACCGGGTCCGGCGCGTCTACGCCGTACTGGCCGGGGCGGCCACGGCGGTTACCGTCGGACTGTGGGGAGTCGACGTCCTGCCGACGACCGTGGCGCTTGCCACACTTGGGCCTCTGGCCCTGCTCGGTCGAGGCTGGTGGGTACTGACACGTCAGCGAAGCCCGTTTCCCTCGGTGCTCGCGATGGTCGGCGTCGCCGCAGGGTCGACCGCCGCGTGGTGGTGGGTCGGCGTCTTTTCGTGA
- a CDS encoding YMGG-like glycine zipper-containing protein, producing MRDRLTNVLRRARYAAIGAAIGAAIGALFSRNAASTGGAIGGLVGAIVAETRETADELLEEAKERTGKTD from the coding sequence ATGAGGGACCGACTCACCAACGTGCTTCGAAGGGCCCGCTACGCAGCGATCGGGGCAGCCATCGGAGCCGCAATCGGGGCACTGTTCAGTCGAAACGCCGCGAGTACCGGGGGCGCGATCGGGGGCCTCGTCGGCGCCATCGTCGCGGAGACGAGGGAAACGGCCGACGAACTGCTCGAGGAAGCCAAAGAACGAACCGGGAAGACGGACTGA
- a CDS encoding peroxiredoxin family protein produces MTTEPTAPTDFSLPNVGPGPDPFSLADLPEDLEFAVLFFQRDYYCTNCRSQVRELADRIDDFRERNAAVVSILPEPRESAAEWQEKYDLPFPLLADPDAAVGDAYDQPVRFGVLGNVSDFFGRMPEVVIVDLRSEDPKLAFVHRGRSTFDRPDVDDLLAELDDLRVSDDATPMGDR; encoded by the coding sequence ATGACCACCGAACCGACGGCGCCGACCGACTTCTCGCTGCCGAACGTCGGCCCGGGACCCGACCCGTTCTCGCTCGCGGACCTGCCGGAGGACCTCGAGTTCGCGGTCCTGTTCTTCCAGCGGGACTATTACTGTACGAACTGTCGAAGCCAGGTTCGGGAACTGGCCGACAGGATCGACGACTTCCGGGAACGGAACGCAGCGGTCGTCTCGATCCTTCCGGAACCGCGCGAGAGCGCGGCGGAGTGGCAGGAGAAGTACGACCTTCCGTTTCCGTTGCTCGCCGATCCGGACGCCGCCGTCGGCGACGCCTACGATCAGCCCGTTCGGTTCGGGGTTCTCGGGAACGTCAGCGACTTCTTCGGCCGCATGCCCGAGGTCGTCATCGTCGACCTTCGGAGCGAAGATCCGAAACTGGCCTTCGTCCACCGGGGACGATCGACGTTCGATCGGCCGGACGTCGACGACCTGCTCGCGGAACTCGACGACCTCCGGGTGAGCGACGACGCGACGCCGATGGGTGATCGGTAA
- a CDS encoding DUF547 domain-containing protein: MADPFDGRDDEVGEASTGGRPPSTDPTTLARDLLERVRRGESADGHLRALADLSRADLEPLRNDPRAALAFWLNAYNAAAQLLLERNPELFDSRWRFFRAEALAVAGVGLSLDDVEHGILRGARSKYGLGYLPRLSRSGLPKAYRLEPDPRIHFALNCGAASCPLIRPYDPETVDAALDRATRTHLETTVDYDPERDRVRVPRYCLWFLGDFGGRSGLYEFLREFDRLPEGARPSLRFRDYDWTKTPRMFA; the protein is encoded by the coding sequence ATGGCAGATCCGTTCGACGGCCGCGACGACGAGGTTGGAGAGGCCTCGACAGGGGGCCGACCGCCGTCGACCGATCCGACGACGCTGGCTCGAGACCTCCTCGAGCGCGTCAGGCGAGGGGAGTCGGCGGACGGCCACCTGCGGGCGCTGGCCGACCTCTCGAGGGCGGACCTCGAACCGCTCCGGAACGACCCGCGGGCGGCGCTCGCGTTCTGGCTGAACGCGTACAACGCGGCCGCGCAGTTGCTGCTCGAGCGGAACCCGGAGCTGTTCGACTCCCGCTGGCGGTTCTTCCGCGCGGAGGCGCTTGCGGTCGCCGGCGTCGGGTTGAGCCTGGACGACGTCGAACACGGCATCCTCCGGGGCGCGCGATCGAAGTACGGGCTGGGCTATCTGCCGCGACTGTCCCGGTCGGGCCTCCCGAAGGCGTACCGGCTCGAGCCCGACCCCCGAATCCACTTCGCGCTCAACTGCGGGGCCGCGAGCTGTCCCCTAATTCGACCCTACGATCCCGAGACGGTCGACGCTGCGCTCGACCGGGCGACGCGGACCCACCTCGAGACGACGGTCGATTACGATCCCGAGCGCGACCGCGTGCGGGTGCCGCGATACTGCCTGTGGTTCCTCGGCGACTTCGGCGGTCGCTCGGGGCTGTACGAGTTCCTCCGGGAGTTCGACCGGCTTCCGGAGGGTGCGAGGCCGTCGCTGCGGTTTCGTGACTACGACTGGACGAAGACGCCCCGGATGTTCGCCTAA
- a CDS encoding RNA-guided endonuclease InsQ/TnpB family protein — MEYSHRYHAYPTQEVAAELEHHLDVHRQLYNHVRCDYEQAPEDDKPSEYDQNNKLPEWKRKWPVFGELHSKAAQATVARFHRNLSNLRKKKEKGYKVGRLKRQAPTEYQSVTYSQSGFDLDEKRGYDKYAYVRFSKIGWVKIRYSRPIPDHTTIKEVTFKKETTGEWFVSFGLETDDTDLPEKPDVESLDTSNSVGIDLGILNYIHTSDGKTVDWLDLEDDYERLRREQRKLSRKEKGSNNYEKQRREVAKGKRHLKRKVLDYQHKITTWLVKEYDAVFVEDLNVSGMLQGEGNARNKQDVAWRQFITLLEYKADLYGAHVVQVEARGTTKECASCGVETAKPIWVREHSCPSCGFKTDRDANAAMNVLQRGFSELGLGWPESTPVETVTATGTADFQRVSASHVIETGSLPS, encoded by the coding sequence ATGGAATACAGTCACCGCTACCACGCCTACCCAACACAAGAGGTAGCGGCTGAACTGGAACATCATCTTGACGTTCATCGCCAACTCTACAACCACGTCCGATGTGACTACGAACAAGCCCCGGAAGACGACAAGCCGAGCGAGTACGACCAGAACAACAAACTTCCCGAGTGGAAACGCAAGTGGCCGGTTTTCGGTGAACTGCACTCGAAGGCCGCACAAGCTACCGTCGCTCGTTTTCACCGTAACCTCTCGAACCTTCGTAAGAAAAAGGAGAAAGGGTACAAGGTTGGTCGGCTCAAACGGCAAGCACCCACTGAGTACCAGAGCGTGACGTACAGTCAGTCTGGTTTTGACCTCGATGAAAAGAGGGGCTACGACAAATACGCATACGTTCGCTTCAGCAAGATTGGCTGGGTCAAAATCCGGTATTCTCGCCCGATTCCCGACCACACCACCATCAAAGAAGTCACATTCAAGAAAGAGACGACTGGCGAGTGGTTCGTGTCCTTCGGTCTGGAAACCGACGACACCGACTTGCCCGAGAAACCCGACGTGGAGTCGCTCGACACGAGCAACAGTGTCGGGATTGACCTCGGCATCCTCAACTACATCCACACATCGGACGGTAAGACCGTGGATTGGCTCGACCTCGAAGACGACTACGAGCGACTCCGACGCGAGCAACGCAAACTCTCACGGAAAGAGAAGGGGTCGAACAACTACGAGAAACAACGGCGAGAAGTGGCGAAGGGTAAGCGCCATCTCAAGCGGAAGGTGCTGGACTATCAGCACAAGATTACGACGTGGCTCGTCAAAGAGTACGACGCCGTGTTCGTGGAAGACCTCAACGTATCAGGGATGCTTCAGGGAGAGGGGAACGCTCGGAACAAGCAGGATGTGGCGTGGCGACAGTTCATCACGCTCCTCGAATACAAGGCCGACCTCTACGGCGCTCACGTTGTTCAGGTCGAAGCACGAGGGACGACGAAGGAGTGCGCGTCGTGTGGTGTGGAGACGGCGAAGCCCATCTGGGTCAGGGAACACTCCTGCCCGTCGTGTGGGTTCAAGACAGATCGGGACGCAAATGCGGCGATGAACGTCTTGCAGAGAGGGTTTTCTGAATTAGGGCTGGGATGGCCCGAATCAACGCCTGTGGAGACTGTGACCGCTACGGGCACCGCTGATTTTCAGCGCGTGTCTGCAAGTCACGTCATCGAAACAGGAAGCCTGCCCTCGTGA
- a CDS encoding S66 family peptidase → MSDFVTPPPLERGDRIAVVAPASNPRSEFPHVYDLGLERLREVFDLEPVEYPTVSMTDEELSGAEGPEARAKDLMDAFEDPDVDGVVAVIGGNDQIGVLEHLEPDVFRKNPTRFYGYSDNTNLALYLWNLGIVSYQGPMVFTELGMDGSMFEYGIEYAERAFFEESLGELRPADRFTDEPGDWTDPNDIEEPRNTESNPGWQWAGGDDPVSGRVWGGCLEILDQQFLAGRYLPDEDDLEGTILALETSEELPEPTWVAGALRALGERGLLERFDGVLVGRPPARSHLEDRPPERRETYRENQRTAIEEVFATYNPSAPIVFDVDFGHTYPTAPIPIGGRVEIDPGAERIRFE, encoded by the coding sequence ATGAGCGACTTCGTTACGCCACCGCCGCTCGAGCGTGGCGACCGGATCGCGGTCGTGGCACCGGCGTCGAACCCCCGGTCGGAGTTTCCGCACGTCTACGACCTCGGCCTCGAGCGGCTCCGCGAGGTGTTCGACCTCGAGCCCGTCGAGTACCCGACGGTCTCGATGACCGACGAGGAGCTATCGGGCGCGGAGGGTCCCGAAGCGCGTGCGAAAGACCTGATGGACGCCTTCGAGGATCCCGACGTCGACGGCGTCGTGGCCGTCATCGGCGGTAACGACCAGATCGGCGTCCTCGAGCACCTCGAGCCGGACGTCTTCCGGAAGAACCCAACCCGGTTCTACGGCTACAGTGACAACACGAACCTCGCGCTATACCTCTGGAACCTCGGGATCGTCTCCTACCAGGGACCGATGGTCTTCACCGAACTGGGGATGGACGGCTCCATGTTCGAGTACGGTATCGAGTACGCCGAACGCGCCTTCTTCGAGGAGTCGCTCGGCGAACTCCGGCCCGCCGACCGCTTCACGGACGAACCCGGCGACTGGACCGATCCGAACGATATCGAGGAGCCGCGGAACACCGAATCCAACCCCGGCTGGCAGTGGGCCGGCGGCGACGACCCCGTCTCGGGGCGCGTCTGGGGCGGCTGCCTCGAGATACTCGACCAGCAGTTCCTCGCCGGCCGCTACCTCCCCGACGAGGACGACCTCGAGGGAACGATCCTCGCGCTCGAGACCTCGGAGGAACTCCCGGAACCGACCTGGGTGGCAGGGGCACTCCGGGCGCTCGGCGAACGGGGGCTGCTCGAGCGGTTCGACGGCGTCCTCGTCGGTCGGCCGCCGGCCCGCTCGCACCTCGAGGATCGGCCGCCCGAGCGCCGCGAGACCTACCGGGAGAACCAGCGAACGGCGATCGAGGAGGTGTTCGCGACGTACAACCCGTCGGCGCCGATCGTCTTCGACGTCGACTTCGGCCACACGTACCCGACCGCACCGATCCCGATCGGCGGGCGCGTCGAGATCGATCCCGGGGCAGAACGGATCCGCTTCGAGTAG
- a CDS encoding acyl-CoA thioesterase encodes MTDLIETVVENREMVQPNHANMLEVAHGGNVMKWMDEVGAMSAMRFSGETCVTARVNSMNFERPIPVGDTAYITAYVYEAGTSSVKVRLVAEREDLRTREREKTTESYFVYVAIDENNKPTTVPELTVSTEEEERLRREAIDGENGN; translated from the coding sequence ATGACCGATCTGATCGAGACGGTAGTGGAGAACCGGGAGATGGTCCAGCCCAACCACGCCAACATGCTCGAGGTCGCCCACGGGGGGAACGTGATGAAGTGGATGGACGAGGTCGGGGCGATGTCCGCGATGCGGTTCTCCGGCGAAACCTGCGTCACCGCACGGGTCAACAGCATGAACTTCGAGCGGCCGATTCCAGTCGGTGACACCGCCTACATCACCGCCTACGTCTACGAGGCGGGCACCTCGAGCGTGAAGGTGCGGCTGGTCGCCGAGCGCGAGGACCTGCGAACGCGCGAGCGGGAGAAGACGACCGAATCGTACTTCGTCTACGTCGCGATCGACGAAAACAACAAGCCGACGACGGTCCCCGAATTGACGGTCTCCACGGAGGAGGAAGAACGGTTGCGACGGGAAGCGATCGACGGAGAGAACGGGAACTGA
- the purM gene encoding phosphoribosylformylglycinamidine cyclo-ligase produces the protein MTESADDGEGQKQEQEQEQDQDQDQDQDQDQERLTYADTGVDIEASEDATAALLEAFGSDLTTEYAGLLDIGDRYLALATDGVGTKLLVAEAIEDYSTVGIDCIAMNVNDLVAAGVEPVAFVDYLAIDEPDEDVANGIGEGLAVGLEEADLTMLGGETAVMPDVVSGFDLAGTCAGLAAKDDVLEGEAAVGDALVGFPSNGIHSNGLTLAREAVTRDHEYTDPFPYGEGTIGEELLRPTRIYTDLLEPMGEHGVRAAAHVTGGGWTNLLRMGEHKYVIDDPLPAQPVFEFVQEEGNVTDEEMHRTFNMGTGFVVALPEDRAADLVAETDGRVIGHVEEGDSVEIRGLSLS, from the coding sequence ATGACCGAGTCCGCGGACGACGGCGAGGGCCAAAAGCAGGAGCAGGAGCAGGAGCAGGACCAGGACCAGGACCAGGACCAGGACCAGGACCAGGAGCGACTCACCTACGCCGACACCGGCGTCGACATCGAGGCCAGCGAGGACGCGACGGCGGCGCTGCTCGAGGCCTTCGGGAGCGATCTCACCACGGAGTACGCCGGTCTGCTCGACATCGGCGACCGCTACCTGGCGCTTGCGACCGACGGCGTCGGCACCAAACTGCTCGTCGCCGAGGCGATCGAGGACTACTCGACGGTCGGCATCGACTGCATCGCGATGAACGTCAACGACCTCGTCGCCGCGGGCGTCGAACCCGTCGCATTCGTCGACTACCTCGCGATCGACGAACCCGACGAGGACGTGGCGAACGGGATCGGCGAGGGACTGGCCGTCGGCCTCGAGGAGGCCGACCTGACGATGCTCGGCGGCGAGACCGCGGTCATGCCCGACGTCGTTTCCGGGTTCGACCTCGCCGGGACCTGTGCGGGCCTGGCGGCGAAAGACGACGTGCTCGAGGGGGAGGCCGCGGTCGGCGACGCCCTCGTCGGGTTCCCCTCGAACGGGATCCACTCGAACGGGCTCACGCTGGCTCGCGAAGCCGTCACGCGCGATCACGAGTATACGGATCCGTTCCCGTACGGTGAGGGGACGATCGGCGAGGAACTCCTGCGCCCGACCCGGATCTACACGGACCTGCTCGAGCCGATGGGCGAGCACGGCGTTCGGGCAGCGGCCCACGTGACAGGCGGCGGCTGGACGAACCTCCTGCGGATGGGCGAGCACAAATACGTCATCGACGATCCGTTGCCCGCTCAGCCGGTCTTCGAGTTCGTCCAGGAGGAAGGCAACGTGACCGACGAGGAGATGCACCGGACGTTCAACATGGGCACCGGGTTCGTCGTCGCGCTCCCCGAGGACCGCGCCGCGGACCTCGTCGCCGAGACGGACGGTCGGGTAATCGGCCACGTCGAGGAGGGTGACTCCGTCGAGATACGGGGCCTCTCGCTGTCATAG